In Blastopirellula sp. J2-11, a single genomic region encodes these proteins:
- a CDS encoding PSD1 and planctomycete cytochrome C domain-containing protein produces MRLFSANSPCSWMILGVMISLSWIHSSRAEEEVDFGADIRPLLSNNCYACHGPDEEHRSGGFRLDLEGSAYGEADSGEHPIVPGDVDASEIMARILSTDPDVQMPPPDSNKSLKPAEIAKIRQWVADGAKYELHWSFQPLTKPEPPTVKQTDWPTNSIDSFVLAKLEKLGLSPTDSASKERLIRRVTFDLTGLPPTLNEVDAFLADESPDAYEKVVDRLLASPHYGEHMARFWLDAARFGDTHGLHLDNYREMWLYRDWVIQAFNNNQPFDQFTIEQLAGDLLENPTEDQKIASGFNRCHVTTNEGGSIKQEVETRNVIDRVTTTGTVFMGLTFECTRCHDHKYDPLTMNDFYSMYAFFNSFDYNPMDGNVKDHAPTIRMVPSDDQQQIAKLQQEIEQTKTKISEQLAAIEYTEPDAATPTEDEPAVDVVWIDDDTPPGAKLHGNLYPWQWVEAPEPVFAGKRSSKRTSKELDQHYFTEATEPLTIYEDDVLFTYVYLDPADPPKEIMLQWNNGNWNFRAYWGENLIPFGSDGTTSRQHQGDLPALGEWVRLEIPVSAIELKPGEKINGWAFTQWGGTVYWDQSGVATREGRPRVYRSLAQWSTELAAKKKPTEPKKIVAIAKKEAEKRSEAEQTQLQRYFVEHVFADTREIFTPLQQTIAANEKTIADMTNASPTTLISKEKDKPVTAYILERGEYDQQGEEIGRATPGMLPPMPADAPLNRLGLARWLVNPEHPLTARVTVNRLWQHAFGTGLVKTAEDFGLQGDPPSHPQLLDWLASQFIADGWDVKTMMKRIVLSSTYRQSSKMTPEAIARDPNNRLLARGPRFRLDAEMIRDQALAVSGLLVDQIGGPSVKPPQPAGLWKSVGYSGSNTVQFKADEGHAKVHRRTLYTFVKRTSPPPQMSTLDAPSRESCTVRRERTNTPLQALMLMNDPQFVETARALAIRTRKEGGETPQAQAAFLLRLCMSRNPHEQEIAEIVQLVSAAQAHFAAEPKAAEALLNVGEIPPDASIDVAENAEAAAWTLAANLVLNLDEVITKN; encoded by the coding sequence ATGAGACTTTTCTCAGCGAACTCTCCCTGTTCATGGATGATTCTCGGCGTCATGATTTCGTTGAGCTGGATACATTCCAGCCGAGCGGAGGAAGAGGTCGATTTTGGCGCCGATATCCGGCCGCTCCTGTCGAACAATTGCTACGCTTGCCATGGCCCTGACGAAGAACATCGCAGCGGCGGGTTCCGTCTTGATCTGGAGGGCAGCGCCTATGGAGAAGCCGACTCTGGCGAACATCCGATCGTTCCCGGCGATGTCGACGCTAGCGAAATCATGGCGCGAATCCTCAGTACCGATCCTGATGTGCAAATGCCGCCGCCTGACTCGAACAAGTCGCTGAAGCCGGCGGAGATCGCCAAGATTCGCCAGTGGGTCGCCGACGGCGCCAAGTATGAACTTCACTGGTCATTCCAACCGCTCACCAAGCCAGAACCGCCGACTGTCAAGCAAACCGACTGGCCGACCAATTCGATCGATTCGTTTGTACTCGCGAAGCTCGAAAAGCTGGGGCTATCTCCAACCGATTCCGCCAGCAAAGAACGACTGATCCGCCGCGTCACGTTTGATCTGACCGGGTTGCCGCCGACGCTGAACGAGGTCGACGCGTTTTTGGCGGACGAATCTCCCGACGCCTACGAGAAAGTGGTCGATCGCTTGCTCGCTTCTCCCCACTACGGAGAGCATATGGCTCGCTTTTGGTTAGACGCCGCTCGCTTTGGCGATACGCATGGCCTGCATCTCGATAACTATCGCGAGATGTGGCTATATCGCGATTGGGTCATTCAAGCATTCAACAACAACCAACCGTTTGACCAATTCACCATCGAACAACTTGCTGGCGATTTGCTCGAAAATCCGACCGAAGACCAGAAGATCGCGAGCGGTTTTAATCGTTGCCATGTGACGACCAACGAAGGGGGATCGATCAAACAAGAGGTCGAGACTCGCAACGTGATTGATCGCGTCACGACAACCGGCACCGTATTCATGGGGCTGACATTTGAGTGTACTCGTTGTCACGATCACAAATACGATCCGCTGACGATGAACGACTTCTACTCGATGTACGCGTTCTTCAACAGCTTTGACTACAACCCTATGGACGGCAACGTCAAGGATCACGCGCCGACGATCCGCATGGTTCCGTCCGACGATCAACAACAGATCGCCAAGTTGCAGCAAGAAATCGAGCAGACGAAAACCAAGATCAGCGAGCAACTAGCCGCTATCGAGTACACAGAACCAGATGCGGCGACGCCCACCGAGGATGAGCCGGCGGTGGATGTTGTCTGGATTGACGACGACACTCCCCCCGGCGCTAAGTTGCATGGCAATCTCTATCCCTGGCAGTGGGTTGAAGCGCCGGAGCCTGTCTTCGCTGGCAAACGTTCGTCCAAACGGACGAGCAAGGAACTCGATCAGCACTACTTTACCGAAGCGACCGAGCCGCTGACCATTTACGAAGACGATGTGCTGTTTACCTATGTCTATCTCGATCCGGCCGATCCGCCGAAAGAGATCATGCTGCAATGGAACAACGGCAATTGGAACTTTCGCGCCTATTGGGGCGAAAACCTGATTCCCTTTGGTTCGGACGGCACGACCTCGCGGCAGCATCAGGGAGATCTTCCCGCGCTCGGCGAATGGGTTCGCCTGGAAATTCCGGTTAGCGCTATCGAGCTGAAGCCGGGTGAAAAGATCAACGGCTGGGCGTTTACGCAATGGGGCGGAACCGTCTACTGGGACCAATCCGGCGTCGCGACGCGGGAAGGTCGCCCGCGCGTCTATCGTTCGTTGGCCCAGTGGTCAACCGAACTGGCGGCAAAGAAAAAGCCGACCGAACCGAAAAAAATCGTCGCGATCGCGAAAAAGGAAGCCGAGAAGCGGAGCGAAGCGGAACAAACGCAACTGCAGCGTTATTTTGTGGAGCATGTATTTGCCGACACGCGTGAAATCTTCACTCCGCTTCAACAAACAATCGCCGCCAATGAAAAAACGATCGCCGACATGACCAATGCGTCGCCGACGACGTTGATCTCGAAAGAGAAGGACAAGCCGGTCACCGCCTACATTTTGGAACGCGGAGAATACGATCAACAGGGAGAGGAAATCGGACGCGCCACTCCCGGGATGTTACCGCCGATGCCGGCAGACGCGCCCCTCAATCGATTGGGTTTGGCGCGGTGGCTGGTCAATCCAGAACATCCGCTGACAGCTCGCGTCACGGTGAATCGACTTTGGCAACATGCGTTTGGAACCGGCCTGGTGAAAACCGCCGAAGACTTCGGGCTGCAAGGAGATCCGCCGAGTCATCCCCAATTGCTCGATTGGCTGGCCTCCCAGTTCATCGCCGATGGTTGGGACGTCAAAACGATGATGAAACGCATCGTCCTTTCGTCGACCTACCGTCAGTCGTCCAAGATGACGCCGGAAGCAATCGCTCGTGACCCCAACAATCGTCTCCTCGCGCGGGGACCTCGATTTCGTCTTGACGCCGAAATGATTCGGGATCAAGCGTTGGCGGTCAGCGGTTTGCTGGTCGATCAGATCGGCGGTCCCAGCGTCAAACCTCCGCAGCCGGCGGGTCTCTGGAAGTCGGTCGGTTACAGCGGCAGCAATACGGTCCAATTTAAAGCGGACGAAGGGCACGCAAAGGTGCATCGCCGCACGCTTTATACGTTCGTCAAACGAACCTCGCCGCCGCCGCAAATGAGCACGCTCGACGCGCCGTCACGCGAATCCTGCACGGTCCGTCGTGAGCGAACCAATACGCCGCTCCAGGCGCTGATGTTGATGAACGACCCTCAGTTTGTCGAAACGGCTCGCGCTTTGGCGATACGAACCAGGAAAGAAGGGGGCGAAACGCCCCAAGCGCAGGCCGCATTCTTGCTTCGCTTATGCATGAGTCGAAATCCCCACGAGCAGGAAATCGCAGAAATCGTGCAGTTAGTCAGCGCTGCACAAGCGCACTTCGCCGCCGAACCGAAAGCGGCCGAAGCGCTGCTTAACGTCGGTGAAATCCCGCCTGACGCCAGCATCGACGTCGCCGAAAATGCCGAAGCAGCGGCCTGGACGTTGGCCGCCAATCTGGTGCTGAATCTCGACGAAGTGATTACCAAAAACTAA
- a CDS encoding DUF1501 domain-containing protein, which translates to MDPRQEYGLALSRRHFFKLGGLGLGTAALSSMLPERAGAAPLSTSGGLPSIPHFAPKAKRAIYLFMAGAPSQMDMLDYKPKMKDWYDKDLPESIRAGQRLTTMTSGQTRFPIAPSKFKFAQHGQSGGWFSELLPHTAKMADDIAVVRSVNTEAINHDPAITYICTGNQLPGRASLGAWLSYGLGSENKDLPSFVVMTPNWTGRQQAQALYNRLWGSGFLPSKYQGVALRSQGDPILFLSNPDGVGGDLRRRMLDSLGRMNQQAFAEIGDPETQSRIAQYEMAFRMQTSVPELTDLRDETQQVLDMYGPEASTPGTFASSCLMARRMIERDVRFVQIFHRGWDQHGNIAGDLPNQCRDIDQPAWALIQDLKQRGLLDDTLVVWGGEFGRTVYCQGGLSQENYGRDHHPRCFSIWMAGGGIKPGVVYGETDDFGYNITKDPVHIHDLNATILHCLGIDHRKLSVQFQGLDMRLTGVEEHQAVRDLLI; encoded by the coding sequence ATGGATCCTCGCCAAGAATACGGTCTGGCGCTATCGCGCCGCCATTTCTTCAAACTCGGCGGACTCGGTCTCGGAACGGCGGCGCTCAGTTCGATGCTCCCCGAGCGCGCTGGCGCTGCTCCCCTTTCGACATCCGGAGGGCTACCCTCGATTCCTCATTTTGCTCCCAAGGCGAAACGCGCGATCTATCTGTTCATGGCCGGCGCGCCAAGTCAGATGGACATGCTCGACTACAAGCCGAAGATGAAAGACTGGTACGACAAAGATCTGCCAGAATCAATCCGCGCGGGACAGCGTTTGACGACGATGACATCCGGTCAAACGCGTTTTCCCATTGCGCCCTCAAAATTCAAGTTCGCGCAACATGGCCAGTCAGGCGGGTGGTTCAGCGAATTGCTCCCCCACACCGCGAAGATGGCGGACGACATCGCCGTGGTTCGCTCGGTCAATACCGAAGCGATCAACCATGACCCAGCGATCACCTATATTTGCACCGGCAATCAGTTGCCGGGTCGCGCCAGTCTCGGCGCGTGGCTCAGCTACGGCTTGGGATCCGAGAACAAAGACCTGCCGTCGTTCGTCGTGATGACCCCTAACTGGACCGGCCGCCAACAAGCCCAGGCCCTTTACAATCGGCTATGGGGCTCTGGCTTTTTGCCAAGTAAATACCAAGGGGTCGCACTCCGCAGTCAGGGTGATCCGATTCTGTTTCTCTCGAACCCCGACGGCGTTGGCGGCGATCTGCGCCGTCGCATGCTTGATTCGCTGGGGCGCATGAATCAACAAGCGTTCGCCGAAATCGGTGATCCCGAAACCCAGTCCCGTATCGCGCAATACGAGATGGCGTTCCGGATGCAAACGTCAGTGCCGGAATTGACCGATCTCCGCGACGAGACGCAGCAAGTTCTAGATATGTACGGCCCGGAAGCGAGTACGCCTGGGACGTTTGCGTCGAGTTGCTTAATGGCTCGTCGAATGATCGAACGGGATGTTCGCTTCGTGCAAATCTTCCACCGCGGCTGGGATCAACACGGCAATATCGCCGGCGATCTGCCCAATCAATGCCGCGATATCGATCAGCCTGCTTGGGCGCTGATTCAAGATTTGAAACAACGCGGCCTGCTAGACGATACGCTGGTGGTCTGGGGTGGTGAGTTTGGTCGCACCGTCTATTGCCAGGGAGGTTTGTCCCAAGAAAACTATGGTCGTGACCATCATCCGCGCTGTTTCAGCATTTGGATGGCTGGCGGCGGAATCAAGCCGGGGGTCGTTTACGGCGAAACGGATGATTTCGGCTACAACATCACCAAAGACCCGGTGCACATTCATGATTTGAATGCGACAATTTTGCATTGCCTGGGGATCGATCACCGCAAGTTGTCGGTGCAATTCCAAGGTCTCGATATGCGACTGACCGGCGTTGAAGAACATCAGGCCGTCCGCGATCTTTTGATCTAG
- a CDS encoding peptidylprolyl isomerase: protein MKIGKNTVVTIDYTLKDAEGEIIDTSSGAEPLVYLHGIGALIAGMESALDGKSPGDEFQIVITPEQGYGEYDEEDVMEIDLAAFEDPSQVQVGMELVLETEDEGEFAAVVTEVGEEAAIVDRNHPLAGMTLHFEVAVRAVRKATPEEIDHGHAH, encoded by the coding sequence ATGAAAATTGGAAAAAACACGGTCGTCACCATCGACTACACGTTGAAGGATGCCGAAGGCGAGATCATTGACACCTCCAGCGGAGCCGAGCCGCTCGTCTATCTGCACGGCATCGGCGCATTGATCGCTGGGATGGAGTCTGCGCTCGACGGCAAGTCTCCTGGGGACGAATTCCAGATCGTCATTACGCCTGAGCAAGGCTATGGCGAATATGACGAAGAAGACGTCATGGAGATCGACCTTGCCGCCTTTGAGGATCCCAGCCAGGTGCAAGTCGGCATGGAGCTGGTCCTGGAAACGGAAGACGAAGGCGAGTTCGCCGCGGTCGTGACCGAAGTCGGCGAAGAAGCGGCGATCGTCGATCGCAATCACCCGCTGGCCGGCATGACGCTGCACTTTGAAGTCGCAGTCCGCGCAGTCCGCAAAGCGACGCCCGAAGAGATCGATCACGGTCACGCCCACTAA
- a CDS encoding excinuclease ABC subunit UvrC: MKDSQGRVIYVGKAKNLRSRASSYFNAEAAVDVRTGYWVKEIADADFVETDSEVDALLMESRLVKDIQPKFNKDLKDDKSFPYLMISQREDFPRVEFTREPQEKNAKLYGPFANAGALRGAIQVLQRIFKFRTCSLDIDENDERWRWFRPCLLASIDQCTAPCNLRISKEEYRKDIRRLQMFLEGNRDRLLKQLREEMLEASKELQFEKAAKLRDEIDMLERLDERGELETHAQPEVFYIDPKKGLAGLRKVLQLSTTPRSIEGVDIAHLQGGETVASLVQFLDGLPFKPGYRRYKIQGVKGIDDFRSIHEVVARRFKKLHADGEVFPDVLLIDGGKGQLNAALAAFRDLQIEPPTLVSLAKKDEEIFRPGESEPLRLSRHAYALRLLQYVRDEAHRFAQHYHHILRKKNTFGE, translated from the coding sequence ATGAAAGATAGCCAAGGCCGAGTGATCTATGTAGGCAAAGCGAAAAACTTACGCAGCCGAGCCAGCAGCTATTTCAACGCGGAAGCGGCGGTGGACGTGCGTACCGGCTATTGGGTGAAAGAAATCGCCGACGCCGACTTTGTGGAGACCGATAGCGAAGTCGATGCGCTGCTGATGGAATCGCGGTTGGTCAAAGATATCCAGCCCAAGTTCAACAAAGACCTCAAAGACGACAAGTCGTTCCCCTATTTGATGATTTCGCAGCGGGAAGATTTCCCGCGGGTCGAATTCACCCGCGAACCGCAAGAAAAGAACGCCAAACTTTACGGGCCGTTCGCCAATGCGGGGGCGCTGCGGGGCGCGATCCAGGTGCTGCAGCGGATTTTCAAGTTTCGGACCTGCAGTCTCGACATTGACGAGAACGACGAGCGTTGGCGGTGGTTTCGCCCTTGCTTGTTGGCGAGCATCGATCAATGCACGGCGCCTTGCAACTTGCGGATCTCGAAAGAAGAGTACCGCAAAGACATTCGTCGCCTGCAGATGTTTTTGGAAGGGAACCGAGATCGTCTGTTGAAACAGCTGCGCGAAGAGATGCTGGAAGCGTCGAAGGAGTTGCAGTTTGAAAAAGCGGCGAAGCTGCGCGACGAGATCGATATGCTTGAGCGACTGGACGAACGGGGCGAACTGGAAACGCACGCGCAGCCGGAGGTGTTTTACATTGATCCCAAAAAGGGATTAGCCGGGCTGCGCAAAGTGCTGCAATTGTCGACGACGCCGCGGTCGATCGAAGGAGTCGACATCGCCCATTTGCAGGGAGGCGAAACGGTTGCGAGCTTGGTGCAGTTTTTGGACGGATTGCCGTTCAAGCCGGGCTATCGTCGCTATAAGATCCAAGGAGTGAAAGGAATCGACGACTTTCGCAGCATTCATGAAGTGGTCGCGCGTCGCTTCAAAAAGCTGCACGCCGACGGCGAAGTCTTTCCGGATGTGCTGCTAATCGATGGCGGCAAAGGGCAATTGAACGCGGCGCTGGCGGCGTTTCGCGACTTGCAGATCGAACCGCCGACATTGGTATCGTTAGCCAAGAAGGACGAAGAGATCTTCCGCCCTGGCGAGTCGGAACCGCTAAGACTGAGTCGGCATGCTTACGCGCTGCGGCTATTGCAGTATGTGCGCGATGAAGCGCACCGCTTTGCGCAGCATTACCACCATATCTTGCGGAAGAAGAATACGTTCGGCGAATAA
- a CDS encoding phospho-sugar mutase produces the protein MTSEVDPLLSEVQAAVDAQKITASAAENIKIWLTQPRYASYASQVADHIQAGKWQALDDAFWTVIPFGTGGRRGRMYPIGSNAINERTIGESAQGLASYINDNVEGPLSCGIAYDTRHRSREFAELCARIMVANGFKVYFLDDYRSTPELSYLVRYKRCSCGIMVTASHNPPSDNAVKVYWSTGGQVLPPHDKAIIDRVMNVEELPLDVVFSEAVGKGSIEICTDEVDLSFIENVKAQRFSGPRDLKLIYSPLHGVGASAVIPALQADGFADVEIFGPHAEPNGDFPNVPGHVSNPENPHVFDAIIERAKETGAEFVLATDPDCDRVGCSAPVTTDLKGEWRTFTGNQIAVLLCDFVLGKKKSGVGVEAENYVVKTLVTTEMVRRIADSYGVKTYGNLQVGFKYIGGTMDEEGPDNFLFGCEESHGYLVGQYARDKDAAVASMLLCELAADCKANGQSLHEKLESLWWQYGYHAEHLLNQKMEGSEGMANMKKLMAKFREQPPTSLDGMALQRVRDYKNNVIVTPDGKKSPLNGPPGDMVILDLAEGNYVAVRPSGTEPKVKFYMFTYVEPEQLSLLDMAKSAMQERINALETELKAYAAAI, from the coding sequence ATGACCAGCGAAGTCGACCCACTGTTGAGCGAAGTTCAAGCGGCTGTTGACGCCCAAAAGATTACGGCCAGCGCTGCCGAAAACATCAAGATTTGGCTCACCCAGCCGCGGTATGCGTCGTACGCTTCGCAAGTCGCCGACCATATCCAAGCCGGAAAATGGCAGGCCCTGGACGACGCGTTCTGGACGGTGATTCCGTTTGGCACCGGCGGGCGCCGTGGCCGAATGTATCCGATCGGGTCAAACGCGATCAATGAGCGAACGATCGGCGAAAGTGCGCAAGGTCTCGCTTCGTATATCAATGACAACGTCGAAGGGCCGCTGTCATGCGGGATCGCCTACGATACGCGGCATCGCTCGCGCGAATTCGCCGAGTTGTGTGCGCGGATCATGGTCGCCAACGGGTTTAAGGTTTATTTTCTTGACGATTATCGCAGCACGCCGGAACTCTCGTACCTGGTCCGCTACAAGCGGTGTAGTTGCGGAATCATGGTCACGGCCAGCCATAACCCACCCAGCGACAACGCGGTGAAGGTCTACTGGTCGACCGGCGGTCAGGTTCTGCCGCCGCACGACAAAGCGATCATCGACCGGGTGATGAATGTCGAAGAGTTACCGCTGGACGTTGTATTTAGCGAAGCGGTGGGGAAGGGAAGTATCGAAATCTGCACGGACGAAGTCGATCTGTCGTTCATCGAGAATGTTAAAGCCCAGCGTTTTAGCGGGCCACGCGATTTGAAGCTGATCTATTCGCCGCTGCATGGCGTAGGCGCTTCGGCCGTGATCCCTGCTTTGCAGGCGGACGGTTTCGCCGATGTGGAAATCTTCGGGCCGCATGCCGAACCGAACGGCGATTTTCCGAACGTGCCGGGACATGTTTCGAATCCAGAAAATCCGCACGTCTTTGACGCGATCATCGAGCGAGCCAAAGAAACCGGCGCCGAGTTTGTTTTGGCGACCGATCCTGACTGCGATCGGGTCGGCTGCTCGGCGCCTGTGACAACGGACCTGAAAGGGGAGTGGCGCACGTTCACCGGCAATCAAATCGCCGTGCTGTTGTGCGACTTTGTCCTGGGCAAAAAGAAATCAGGCGTCGGCGTCGAGGCCGAGAATTACGTCGTCAAGACGCTGGTCACCACCGAAATGGTGCGTCGCATCGCCGATAGCTACGGCGTGAAGACGTACGGAAATTTGCAGGTCGGTTTCAAGTACATCGGCGGCACGATGGATGAAGAAGGGCCTGACAACTTCTTGTTTGGCTGCGAAGAGTCGCACGGCTACTTGGTCGGCCAGTATGCGCGCGACAAAGATGCGGCCGTCGCGTCGATGCTGCTGTGCGAACTAGCGGCCGATTGCAAAGCCAACGGTCAATCGCTGCACGAGAAGTTGGAGTCGCTCTGGTGGCAGTATGGCTATCATGCTGAACATCTGTTGAACCAGAAAATGGAAGGCTCGGAGGGGATGGCCAACATGAAAAAGCTGATGGCCAAATTCCGTGAGCAGCCCCCCACTTCGTTGGACGGAATGGCTCTTCAGCGCGTGCGGGATTACAAAAACAACGTGATTGTCACTCCCGACGGCAAGAAGTCGCCGCTCAACGGTCCGCCGGGAGACATGGTGATTCTTGACTTGGCCGAAGGAAATTATGTGGCGGTTCGCCCGTCTGGGACCGAACCGAAGGTGAAATTTTACATGTTCACTTACGTCGAGCCAGAACAACTGTCGCTGTTGGACATGGCCAAGTCGGCGATGCAGGAGCGGATCAACGCCTTGGAAACGGAGCTAAAAGCATACGCAGCTGCGATCTAG
- the glmM gene encoding phosphoglucosamine mutase codes for MKDPIISVSGLRGVVGESLTPSVAVRYIAAFAEQVSPGPILIARDGRPSGKPLAELIAGTLNFCGRDVIQADIAATPTVGVLTRQYQCGGAVQISASHNPPQYNGIKLMGADGRVIPANQGESVLTAYHANSASWVTHEKLGSLTHCDDTLSQHLEKVLAIVDVAKIKKKKFRVLLDSNEGAGSLLGRRLLEAFGCEFEILGDSASGNFLHTPEPTAANLQGVCAKIVESGADIGFCQDPDADRLAIIDAAGRYIGEEYTVALCLDHVLTSRKGPVVINCATSLMNEALAKKHGAPILRSAVGEANVTDMMIAQQAIFGGEGNGGPIDPRVGYIRDSFVGMALVLDAMAASGSTVAKLADAIPRFEILKTTMPLDREQLAGSLDRLTAHFSDAQASRLDGLRFAWDDAWLLIRGSNTEPIVRIIAESPSSERSAMLCQEAAQVMQG; via the coding sequence GTGAAGGACCCGATCATCAGCGTTTCTGGGCTGCGCGGCGTCGTCGGCGAGTCGCTGACTCCCAGCGTCGCGGTGCGGTATATCGCCGCTTTCGCCGAACAAGTTTCGCCGGGCCCCATTCTGATCGCGCGCGACGGGCGCCCCAGCGGCAAGCCGTTGGCCGAACTGATCGCTGGAACCCTCAACTTCTGCGGACGAGACGTGATTCAAGCCGATATCGCAGCGACTCCGACGGTCGGCGTGCTGACTCGGCAGTATCAATGCGGCGGCGCCGTGCAGATCTCGGCCAGTCACAATCCGCCCCAATACAACGGCATCAAGCTGATGGGCGCCGACGGACGCGTTATTCCGGCGAATCAAGGAGAATCGGTACTGACCGCCTATCACGCAAACTCTGCGAGTTGGGTAACGCACGAAAAACTGGGCTCGCTAACCCATTGCGACGACACGCTATCGCAACATTTGGAAAAGGTGCTGGCCATCGTCGATGTCGCCAAGATCAAAAAGAAGAAATTCCGCGTGCTGCTCGATTCCAACGAAGGAGCCGGCAGCTTGCTCGGGCGACGACTGCTGGAAGCGTTTGGATGCGAGTTTGAAATCTTGGGAGATTCAGCGAGCGGCAATTTTCTCCATACGCCGGAACCAACCGCCGCCAACCTGCAAGGAGTTTGCGCGAAGATCGTCGAGTCAGGCGCCGATATCGGCTTTTGCCAAGATCCTGACGCTGATCGCCTGGCGATCATCGACGCCGCCGGACGTTACATCGGCGAAGAATACACGGTCGCCCTTTGCCTCGATCATGTACTGACTAGTCGTAAAGGCCCAGTGGTGATCAACTGCGCCACCAGTCTGATGAACGAGGCGCTGGCGAAAAAGCATGGAGCCCCGATCCTTCGTTCAGCCGTGGGAGAAGCGAATGTCACTGACATGATGATCGCCCAACAGGCGATCTTTGGCGGCGAGGGGAACGGCGGCCCAATCGATCCGCGGGTCGGCTACATCCGCGACAGTTTCGTCGGCATGGCGCTGGTGCTCGATGCAATGGCGGCGTCGGGTTCGACAGTCGCTAAGCTTGCGGATGCGATTCCCCGTTTTGAAATTCTCAAAACCACCATGCCGCTCGATCGCGAACAGTTGGCCGGTTCTCTCGATCGGTTAACGGCTCACTTTTCGGATGCGCAAGCAAGTCGACTCGATGGGCTCCGTTTTGCCTGGGATGACGCCTGGCTATTAATTCGCGGCAGCAATACCGAGCCGATTGTGCGAATCATCGCCGAGAGTCCGTCGAGTGAACGTAGCGCCATGCTGTGCCAAGAAGCGGCGCAGGTGATGCAAGGTTAG
- a CDS encoding TrmH family RNA methyltransferase produces MSDFEHLRHKPPTALVEPRQLIVACCQFRSNVNLSRIVRAASCCAVSRVIVTGNMKIDPKIARDGAEKLPISRHRSLPPVLKELKSEGYRLVGLEQTTNSQDIHHYSFVRNTVLVIGNERQGTPDDVLRLLDDVVEIPVYGMPYSFNVATATCMALYEFCRQFPQG; encoded by the coding sequence ATGTCTGATTTCGAACATCTCCGTCACAAACCTCCCACGGCTCTCGTCGAACCGCGGCAGTTGATCGTCGCCTGCTGCCAGTTTCGGAGTAATGTCAATCTATCGCGAATTGTCCGAGCGGCATCGTGCTGCGCCGTTTCTCGAGTGATTGTGACCGGCAACATGAAAATCGACCCGAAAATTGCCCGCGATGGCGCCGAAAAACTGCCGATCTCGCGGCATCGTTCGTTGCCGCCGGTATTGAAGGAACTAAAAAGTGAAGGGTATCGTCTGGTCGGTCTCGAACAAACGACCAACTCGCAAGATATCCATCACTATTCGTTCGTCCGCAACACCGTGTTGGTGATCGGCAACGAACGCCAGGGAACGCCCGACGATGTGCTGCGGCTGCTGGACGATGTGGTGGAGATCCCGGTCTATGGAATGCCCTACAGTTTTAACGTGGCGACGGCGACCTGCATGGCCCTCTACGAGTTTTGCCGACAGTTCCCGCAAGGCTAA
- a CDS encoding TlpA disulfide reductase family protein — protein sequence MKPLFRLSLLVFVTLYAALGCAPSTSEEPAAQSSNASTAAMPAPIPKKEVTVRVLDFEAIRMLIESQRGKIVVVDYWSTSCPPCLKEFPGLVDLDRQYADQGVVCISVSLDFIGGKNQTAAGSIPRVQAVLEKFGATFDNVLAGDDTDTMLEKLKLGAPPAVYVYAQDGSLAKRFDNAGATSEEESFTYTDVENLVVELLAANHQ from the coding sequence GTGAAACCTCTTTTTCGATTGTCGTTGTTGGTTTTTGTCACGCTATACGCAGCACTTGGCTGTGCGCCGTCGACCAGTGAAGAACCTGCGGCCCAGTCGAGCAATGCGTCGACAGCGGCCATGCCGGCTCCGATTCCCAAAAAAGAAGTGACCGTTCGCGTCTTGGACTTTGAAGCGATTCGGATGCTGATTGAAAGCCAGCGCGGCAAGATTGTGGTGGTCGACTACTGGTCGACGAGTTGCCCGCCGTGCCTGAAAGAATTCCCGGGGTTGGTCGATCTTGATCGGCAATACGCCGACCAAGGAGTCGTTTGTATCAGCGTCAGTCTCGACTTTATCGGCGGCAAGAACCAAACGGCCGCAGGTAGCATCCCGCGCGTGCAGGCTGTTTTAGAGAAATTTGGCGCAACGTTTGATAACGTCCTGGCCGGCGACGACACTGACACGATGCTGGAGAAGCTGAAGCTGGGAGCGCCGCCTGCAGTTTACGTTTACGCGCAAGACGGATCATTAGCCAAGCGATTTGACAACGCTGGCGCAACGTCCGAAGAGGAATCTTTTACCTACACGGACGTCGAAAACCTCGTCGTCGAGTTGCTGGCCGCGAACCACCAGTGA